Proteins from one Triticum aestivum cultivar Chinese Spring chromosome 7A, IWGSC CS RefSeq v2.1, whole genome shotgun sequence genomic window:
- the LOC123151891 gene encoding uncharacterized protein produces the protein MERAATAAALDHVDAPLLLLHELWRRVPVHSVKHKQQQQQQHAATRCTYTLHIHKLAKATHAETDRFRRDTYAREKRSIQATNPLWRGSGDDREQPTAGSNSTGWGAARPTSPTASGIPAARPLKTRGERREEVAISRGRQCTSSSAF, from the exons ATGGAAAGAGCTGCTACTGCCGCCGCACTCGACCACGTTGAtgctcctctgcttcttctccatGAACTATGGCGCCGCGTCCCTGTCCACTCTGTCAAacacaagcagcagcagcagcagcagcacgccgCAACTCGATGTACGTACACGCTACACATACACAAGCTAGCCAAG GCAACACACGCGGAAACAGATCGATTCCGCCGAGACACGTACGCACGTGAAAAAAGATCGATTCAAGCTACAAATCCGCTATGGAGAGGCAGCGGTGACGACCGTGAGCAGCCGACGGCGGGGAGCAACAGCACGGGGTGGGGAGCAGCACGACCCACGTCACCGACCGCATCTGGTATTCCGGCGGCGCGGCCACTGAAGACTAGAGGAGAGCGGCGCGAGGAGGTCGCCATCAGCAGAGGGCGCCAGTGTACTAGTTCATCGGCTTTTTGA